Genomic window (Bacillota bacterium):
TTTTTGTGTAACATATAATTCCATAAATGGATGTAATCATCCTGGACAACCAACCGATTAAAATATATGATGTTATAGCTGACTCGAGATAATTTTAATAGAGTAATATTATGGGGGATTATATGCAAAAATTTACTTTGAATGAAAAATTAGAACTCAAAGATGAAATTTTATTGATAAATAGTAAAGCGTGGCCAGAGTTCATGCTTCATTGGGATTGTAAAGAATGGTCTCATTTGTTTTCGACATTTTCTAACTTCCAGGTTATATTATTGGAAGGTAAAAAAACAATAGCGTTTGGACATACAATACCTCTATATTGGGAGAAAGAGATAGAGAATATTCCTGATAACTTGAAAACACTCATTGAGATAGCGGTTGAGACAAAGAAGAGATCTCTTAACCCAAATATTTTATTAGCTTTAGCTGTGGTTATAGCACAAGATTATAAAGGTAGAGGTCTAAGTTCAGAAGTACTTAAAGTGATGAAAGATATTGCAAATAAAAACGGAATAAATACTTTGATAGTACCTGTTCGTCCTACATTAAAATCAAAGTATCCACTAATACCTATTAGTAACTATTCGAAGTGGATAAGAGAAGATGGGCTTCCATTTGATCCCTGGTTAAGGGTACATAAAAAGCTTGGGGGAGAAGTGTTTAAGACTTCTGATGTATCAATGGTAATTAAAGGAACCATAAAAGAATGGGAAGAATGGACAAAAATGAAGATATATGAGAGCGGAAAATACATTTTTGAGGGTGCTTTAAATCCGGTAGATATTGATATTGAAAGAAATATTGGAATATATACTGACCC
Coding sequences:
- a CDS encoding GNAT family N-acetyltransferase, with the translated sequence MQKFTLNEKLELKDEILLINSKAWPEFMLHWDCKEWSHLFSTFSNFQVILLEGKKTIAFGHTIPLYWEKEIENIPDNLKTLIEIAVETKKRSLNPNILLALAVVIAQDYKGRGLSSEVLKVMKDIANKNGINTLIVPVRPTLKSKYPLIPISNYSKWIREDGLPFDPWLRVHKKLGGEVFKTSDVSMVIKGTIKEWEEWTKMKIYESGKYIFEGALNPVDIDIERNIGIYTDPCIWVKHIT